In Elgaria multicarinata webbii isolate HBS135686 ecotype San Diego chromosome 19, rElgMul1.1.pri, whole genome shotgun sequence, a genomic segment contains:
- the MIGA2 gene encoding mitoguardin 2 yields MAFQRSEGMSIIQALAMTVAEIPVFLYTTFGQTAFSQLRLTPGLRKVLFATALGTVALALAAHQLKRRRRRKKQLAPEKAGAKPAGVPVPILPTRRVPSVKKGYSSRRVQSPSSKSNDTLSGISSIDPSKHSSSSHSLASMVAANSSSPTPASAAPWEAQLSEDPGAAGDCSAENLYFQGMELFEEALQKWEQALTVRQRDHTTPSVTWDHSKEAELLLEDLPEVRESQKREFAERLEFLLNRAYHLQEEFGSTLPADSMLVDLERALMFPLTEESLRLRADDEEDSLTSEDSFFSAAELFDSLQIGEMPFPLSKPAAAYEEALQLVKEGRILCRTFRTELLGCYNDHDFLAKLHCVREAFQALLQVDSNQSFFGEVGKRMVMGLITKAEKNTTGFLESYDEMLRYTRRQETWPTTQKELEGRGVVCMSFFDIVLDFILMDAFEDLENPPSSVLAVLRNRWLSDSFKETALATACWSVLKAKRRLLMVPDGFISHFYSVSEHVSPVLAFGFLGPKEHLAEVCGFFKHQILQYLKDMFDLDIVRYSTVSLLAEDILQLSRRRSEILLGYLGVETTQEMNGTLPSDIVPLEEFN; encoded by the exons ATGGCGTTCCAAAGATCCGAAGGGATGTCCATCATCCAAGCTTTGGCCATGACCGTAGCGGAGATCCCGGTGTTCCTTTACACCACCTTCGGTCAG accGCCTTCTCTCAGCTGAGACTCACCCCGGGCCTGCGCAAGGTGCTGTTCGCCACGGCTCTCGGGACGGTCGCCTTGGCCCTTGCGGCTCACCAGCTGAAACGCCGCCGACGCCGGAAGAAGCAGCTCGCCCCGGAAAAGGCCGGCGCCAAGCCTGCCGGGGTTCCGGTCCCCATCTTGCCGACGCGGCGGGTCCCTTCCGTGAAAAAAG GCTATTCGAGCAGACGCGTCCAGAGCCCCAGCAGCAAGAGCAACGACACGCTCAGCGGCATCTCCTCCATCGACCCCAGCAAGCACTCCAGCTCTTCGCACAGCCTGGCTTCG ATGGTGGCCGCCAACTCCTCCAGTCCGACCCCAGCTTCTGCTGCACCCTGGGAGGCCCAGCTTTCAGAAGACCCCGGAGCTGCTGGGGACTGCAGTGCAGAAAACCTCTACTTTCAAG GGATGGAGCTGTTTGAGGAGGCCTTGCAGAAGTGGGAGCAGGCCTTGACCGTCCGGCAGCGGGATCACACCACCCCCTCGGTCACCTGGGACCACTCTAAAGAAGCGGAGCTGCTGCTGGAAGATCTTCCGGAAGTCAGG GAATCCCAGAAAAGAGAGTTTGCGGAGAGGCTGGAATTCCTCTTGAACCGAGCGTATCACCTCCAGGAAGAATTCGGCTCCACCCTTCCTGCCGACAGCATGCTGGTAGACCTGG AGAGAGCGCTTATGTTCCCCTTGACCGAGGAGTCTCTGAGACTTCGGGCTGACGACGAAGAAGACAGCTTGACGTCCGAGGACTCCTTCTTCTCTGCCGCTGAG CTCTTTGACTCCTTGCAAATCGGGGAAATGCCGTTCCCGCTCTCCAAGCCGGCCGCTGCCTACGAAGAAGCCTTGCAGCTGGTGAAAGAAGGCAGGATTCTGTGCAGGACTTTCCG AACAGAGCTTCTCGGCTGCTACAACGACCACGACTTCTTGGCGAAGCTGCACTGTGTCCGAGAGGCTTTTCAG GCGCTCCTTCAGGTGGACAGCAACCAGTCGTTttttggggaagtggggaaacGGATGGTGATGGGGCTGATCACCAAGGCCGAGAAG AACACCACGGGCTTCCTCGAAAGCTACGACGAGATGCTGCGCTACACGCGGAGGCAGGAGACCTGGCCGACGACGCAGAAGGAGTTGGAAGGGCGTGGG GTGGTTTGCATGAGCTTCTTCGACATCGTGTTGGATTTCATCCTCATGGACGCCTTTGAGGACTTGGAGAACCCGCCTTCTTCAGTACTTGCCGTCCTGCGGAACCGGTGGCTCTCCGACAGCTTCAAAGAGACG GCCCTCGCCACGGCCTGCTGGTCGGTTCTGAAAGCGAAGAGGCGACTTCTGATG GTTCCAGACGGCTTCATCTCTCACTTCTACTCCGTATCGGAGCACGTCAGCCCCGTTCTGGCTTTCGGATTCTTGGGTCCAAAGGAACACCTGGCAGAAGTTTGCGGCTTTTTCAAG CACCAGATATTGCAATATTTGAAAGACATGTTTGACCTCGACATTGTGAGATACTCAACGGTGTCGCTACTCGCGGAAGACATTCTCCAGCTCTCCCGTCGCCGCAGCGAGATTTTGCTGGGATACTTGGGGGTCGAGACCACCCAGGAGATGAACGGGACGCTGCCCAGTGACATTGTGCCCTTGGAGGAGTTCAACTAA